AACCTAGAAAGCTGTCCCGCCCGCGTAGCGGGCGGGACAGCTTCTGGTTTTAGGTTTTAATTATGCCTAGCTACTTACAACCTATCAAGTTGATCAACTTGAGATGGGGATAAATCTATGGATTCTGGTTGGAGACGCTCAAATTTTTTATTAGCTTGTAGCCTAGTTCTCTGCTTCAGTACTAAGGTTTATGCAGAGGAGTTACCCAAAAACTTTGATTCACTACAGCCTATTAATCATCAAATTCAGCAAGTTAAGTCACAAAAAACTAAGCAAAAACCCAATACTCAATTACTAAATGCTCAATTACTAATTGCTTCTCAAAATGGCAACCTCAAGGAGGTGCGATCGCTAATTTCCCAAGCAACCGATGTCAATGTCCGCGATGAATATGGATGGACACCGATCCTATGGGCGGCGATGAATGGACATACTGATGTGGTGCGAGTTTTATTAGTGTCAGGTGCAACTCCGAATACGCGCAATAAGTATGGATGGACTCCTCTAATGTGGGCGGCTGGTCAAGGCTATAGCGAAATTGTGCGATCGCTAATTGCCTCAGGAGCGCGGCTAAACGCACAGGATCGCAATGGCTGGACAGCGATGATGTGGGCATGGGATGGCAATCATCAAGAAACGGTCGCAATTTTACGAAATGTGGCTAATGACTAATCAAAATCAAAATATAAGTAGCGGCGCGAAGCGCCGCTACTTGTATTTTTGGTTTTATGTCCTAACCTAACCTTTGCTTGCTATAGAACAAAAATTGAAAGAGGGTTTGGAAACCAAACCCGTACCTTAATAGGTAGGGGCACCCCCCCCGTGGTTACCCTGCTTTGCTAATTCGATCAAAGCTGACTCCAGTTGTGAAGACATCTCAACTTTGCCCGATCGCAAATGTAGATCACGCTGCGGAAAAGGAATCTCGATTTGATTTTGGTTAAGAACTTCATAGATCAAAAAATACAAGTCACTTTTGAGTAAAAATTGTTTGTCTGGTTCCGCAGTCCAAATTAATAGCTCAAAATCTAAGGAGCTATCACCAAACCCTTTGAACAATAGACTAGGAGAAGGAGAAGCTAATACCTTGGGATGTTCGCTAGCAGCTTCTATCAACACTGTCCGCACATGCTGGGGATCGGAGCCATAGGCTACGCCCAATGGTAAATGTATCCTTGAGATCGGGTTGCCATGACTCCAATTAATCACTTCACTATCGAGAAATCGCGAATTCGGCACAATAATGGAGACACGATCTAAGGTGCGAATTTCTGTACTCCTTGCCCCAATTCTTTCGACAGTGCCATGCAAATCTCCGACTTCAATGAAATCCCCCACTTGAATCGGACGCTCAAACACCAAAATTAAGCCGCTACCAAAGTTTTTGGCAATATTTTGTAAGCCAATACCTAAACCAATACTCAAGGCACTAGCCAAAATTGTGAGCGAACTCAAGTCTAGTCCCCAGATCTGCAATAAAACTAATGTGCCGATAAAGATTAGGGTGTACTGCACAATTACCGCGATCGCTTCCTGTGCGCCACGGTTTAGCCCTGCAATACTGAGCACACGGTCTTTAAAGATATCAATAAATGCTCTGACGAGAAGTATTAGTCCAAATAGGAGTGCGCCTAAAATCGATAGATTGATGATTGAATAGGAGCTTTTGCCAAGGGTCAAGATGGGCGCATTAAAACTAGATGTTAAAACATCGCGAATTTGTTGGCTGATGGCGCGAGAATCGGGGAAAAGATCAGCAATGTAGAGGATCGCCGCCACCCAAACGGAGATACGGGTGATCGACAAAATTACTGTAAAAAATAAATCTAGTCCCTTCGTAATTGACTCGCGTTCCGTACCTTCTAACTTCCGTTTGAGTGTGCGCGATAAGTACCGCCGCAACATTCCCAAGCCCCAAGAAAGAGCGATCGCGCCCACAATAATTACAATAGGCAAAATGATCATAAAGTTATGTTCTTTGGTGATTGCTCATAGACATATGAATCAATATAATTCTCTACCAATGGATTTACAGCACTTTTATTTCCTTGTATTACCATTGACATGACTGGTATTTGGTCAGCCCACCTGAGTGGGTTAGAGGGGCTGTTCAGCGCGACAGATACATGGTCATTAAAACTGACCGCGATCGCCGCCTTACTACCAGAATCCATAGCCCTAGCTTTAATCATGCGGCGGTCTAGCCAAACGCAAGAGTAGATACAATACGCATTTATTGCAAATTAGAGACTTGGGCTTGGAGACCAAGCCCCTACCTATCCAAAGATGTAGATACTGTCTTGAGTACCAAAAAGTCAAGAGGGAATTTTAACAAAATTAGGATCGAAAGAACGCTGAGACTTGAGAACACCAAAGACCTGTCGTAACAGCTTGTGCATTACAGCACCAATGACGGACATTTTGGACTTACCCTTAGCAGTAAGGCGATCGCAGAAAGCGACAATCGGCGAATTATAACGACGAGCAACAATCGCAGGCATAAACAAAGCTTTACGCAAACGTGAATTACCAATTTTTGACAAGCGCGGTTTGCCATGAATCGAAGAGCCAGAAGAGAATTCACGCGGAGTTAAACCCGCAAAAGCGGCTAATTGATCAGCCGTATCAAAAGCAGAAATATCCCGAATTTCCGCCAGTAATACAGTTGCAGTCAATTCAGCAATACCTGGAATGGAAGTCAACAAATCCCGTTGCGATTTCAAATGAGGATGTTGATCAAAGTGCTGACGGATCAATTTTTTGGTCATCTCAATTTGCTCCTTGAGGAAGTCAATGTGGGTGTTAATTGCTTCAACCAAAATTGGATCAGCCGTAGCAAGACGATTTTGCTCTTGTTGCTGCATGGCGGTTAAGCTATCTAAACGATGTACTAATGCTTGGAGTTGCTCAATTTCTAATGCTGGTGGTGTCCAAGCAGCAGGCTTTAAGGCAGCACAAAATCTAGCAATAACTTTGGCATCAGCACGGTCTGTCTTTGTACGACTTAACTCGCTCTTGCCAAAGGCTTTGGGACGTGATGGATTGACGATACTTACTTTGTACCCTGCGGCTACTAAGAATCGGGCTAAGGCATTGCCATAAGTGCTGGTGGCTTCCATACAGCTATGTAAATTTTTTACACTTTGAATGTTTAGCCATTCTTGTAGTTCGACAAATCCTTCGGGATTATTGTTAAATACTTTGTTCTTAATCTTGGCGTTGTCTTGAATTAGGGCAACATCAAACTTGGCTTTACTGATGTCTATGCCTAAAACATCACATACTTCATTGCTATTGTTCATAGGTGCTTGCAGTTTTTTTGCTAGATTTATCCATCAAGCAATCAGTGGTATTGAACTATCCTTGTGAATACAGGTTTACCCATTGGGCGACCTCTGATACTGTCCAGTCTTTACTTGTTTCCACTGTTTAAGCAGAGACGACTCTATCTACATTACGGGCTTGGTGTCCCTAGGGGTTGAACGAGTTTATCTCTGCTTTTGCTTTTTCGGATTTGAGTAAAGATTTTATCCTTTACTTTTCTTCCTAGATACAAGGGGTTTGGTCTCCAAACCCAAGTCTTCTTGTTTTTTGGTCTTATAGCAATGTAAGTCTTAAAACCCAAAATATGAGTGGCGGCGCTTCGCGCCGCCACTCATATTTTGGGTTTTGATTTGTCCTAGCTATCTCTTACATTGCTATAGCGCTCCTAAATGATTTGTAAGATTTTGAGTGTTGTGAGAGTGCGCCCCGAAGGGGCGCACTCTCACAACACATTTAGGATTGCTATATAGATATTGAGAAGAAACTTTTTGTAAATTACCATCGTCCTTGAGTGCATTAACGTAATATGTTGCAGACAACTTAAAACATCAGACCAAATTTAGATTAAGTATTTAGATTAAGTCCGAGTTGAATTTGTCAGAATATCTAAAGATACGATCTAAACTTTGCTAACTACTTATAGCCTGATATTTTCGGGGAAATTTATGAACCGCTCTTTGAAATTTTTATCCGTATCTCTGTTAACAGCACTGATCACCGCCGCTACAGTGATGCCTAGCTTTGCCGCAGATCCATTCCGCTCCCAAAATGCTCGGGCGATCGGTCGCGAAACCCAGAAAGCCTTTGAATTAATGTTCAAAGATGGAAATTATACGGCTGCATTAAAGCAGTTGGATTTAGCTGTGAGAACTGAAGCAAACGAGCCACTGTTATTCGCTTTACGCGCTTCTACCTTCTATGCCAGCGAAGACTACTTAGGAATGCGCGTGGCTGGACAGCGCGTTCGCACTAATGCCAAGGCCTTGATGGGTAAAGATAACCTCAGAGCTTATATCTACCTTGCTGCAAGTGATTTGATTGAGGCAGGATATATTGTCAAAACTGAAGGCTTATCCAGTGCGCCTAAGGCTTTGCCACTAGTGCAAAGCGTTTTTGACAACATCCAAAAAGCCAAGGATATTTCCCCCAATGACCCTGAGCTAAATTTGATCAAAGGCTATATTGACATGCTAATTGCATCAGTATTACCTATGTCCGACCTTGAAACAGCTTTGGAAAGCCTAAAGCAATTTGCAGCGCCTGATTACCTGAAATGGCGTGGCATAGCTCTAGCCTATCGTGATGCTCGCAAGCCCGATCTTGCTCTAGACGCAGTAAACAAAGCTCTTGTCTCTGCTCCCAATAATCCAGAGCTACATTACCTAAAAGGACAAGTGTTATGGATGCAAAGCGACAGCAATATTCCGATCGCCAAGAATCAATTTGAGCTTGCTCTAAGTAAGTCTAAGCAACTGAATCCAAGCCTGCTCGAAGAGATTCGTGGACAATGCCGCAACATCTCTGGCGGTGTAGCTTGTCCTGAACAGACCAAATAAACTAAAAAAAGCGTTGCGAAGCAACGCTTTTTTTAGTTACAGCTTATCGAGGCTTTATAGCAAAGCAAAAGTTAGTTCGTACAAACCAAAACCCAAGAAACGAGTGGCGGCGCAAAGCGCCGCCACTCGTTTCTTGGGTTTTAAGTCAGCGCTTCGCGCTGAAGTGGTTAAGAAATGGCGATCGCTATAAACACTACAAGTCAGAAAACCAAGCAAGGTATAGCTGTCGCCATTCTTGTTAGGGCATAAAACCCAAATAGTGTGAGGCGGCGCGAAGCGCCGCCTCACACTATTTGGGTTTTGATTTGTCCTGATACAGGTGGCTATAGCTATATTATAAAAAGTAAGGTCAATTCATGAATTGACCCTACTTTTTTATCCAAAGCAAAAAGAAAGCAAAAAACTCATGGCGCAAGACATTAAACTGATCGTGGTAGATATCGATGGCACGATTAGTGGTGATGCCAATCAGGTCAATGATGCAGTCAAGCAAGCGGTAAAAGCGGCTCAGGCTAAAGGTGTAAAGGTAGCGATCGCCACGGGTAGAATGTATCGCTCGGCGGTACGATTCCACGAACTGATCGCTTCAGATATGCCATTGATTTCCTACCAAGGCGCATTCATTAAAGATCCCAAAACTGATGAATTAGTTGGACATTGGCCAGTTGAACTGGAACAAGCGCTCTCTTTGCTCGATGATCTAGGAGAATTTGCAACTAATGACAAGCTTTCGATTCATATTTATGTGAATGATGAACTCTACGTGCGGAAAATGACCGCCCAAACTCAAGCCTATGCGGAACGCTCTAAGGTTGGAGTCACAGTAGTCGGTGATTTGCGAGAATTCCTCACTAGTAAAAGTACTGACCATCCACCAACCAAGATTCTTGCCTTGAGTGATACTGCGGAACTGGTGACAGAAATGCTCCGAGTTCTCAAAGATCGCTATACACCGCAACAACTCTATCTCACTAAATCTGTGGCTACTTTCTTTGAAGCGACTAATCCGATCGCCAATAAAGGAACTGCGGTTAAGCATTTAGCTGAGAATATCTTGGGATTTGACCGATCGCAGGTTTTAGCGATCGGTGATAATTTCAACGATTTAGAAATGATCGAATACGCAGGTATTGGCGTAGTTATGGGTAATGCCCCTGAAGGTTTAAAACCTCTTGGGGATTGGGTTGCGCCTACTGTGGAAGAGGATGGAGCGGCTGTAGCGATCGGTAAATTTGTGCTTTAGCTAGTCTGTTAAAAAAGCGTTGCTTTGCAACGCTTTTTTATTCGGGTTCAATCCCCGCAGCCCGAAGTTGTGCTAGAAAGCGCTCAGCGCGTTGATATTCTTTGGTAGCTCGTTGACTCTCGATCTCGGCACGTTCTGAGCCTGTGATTAACAAGTTACCTTGGGCATCCCACCAACGCAGCCAATGTAATTCTAGATTTTGATAAAGTCCCTGCCAAATGCCAATTTCTACACCAAGTTGCTCAATTGGATAATGTCCACGGGCATTAGCTGTTACTAATTCAAATCTATTCTCGACCAGTCGATATAGCTCGACGCTGGCAGTTTGGACTTCGTAAATGCCATAAAAAGCGGGACGAATTACCTGCTCATAGATAAAAAATTTGCCAGTCCAAGGAGTTTTATCTCTTTCTTCTTTACCACTACCAGAGACAAATTCTAAAATAATTAACGGTGCGATAAACTCTTGCCATAGGACATAAGACCTGCGTGGAATCCCATTCAGCAAAGGCGGTACATTCGGTACATAAAACCAGTCGGGAGCCTCTGCGCCTTTTTCGGGAGGCTCAGTCATCCGCCAATAGATGCCACTATCTTGCCCGATCGCATATTGCCCGTCAGGATGAATTTGGTGTAATACAGGTTCTAGAGAGTCAGTGAGGAGAATACTTTGGGGATGTTCTTGAAAATTCTTCACAAATGTACCATCAGACTCTGGCAGTTGGGTATGATCGGGCAGTACAACAGGTTCTATAGATGGATCAATTGTGAAAGTCATGACTTTCTACCTCAATGGCATTGTGTTTATATTATAAGATGATTAAAAATATTGCTAAGTATTTTTGTCAAAGTAAAAAATGCTGTAATCACCATTAAGAAACCATTTAAGAATTGCTTTCTGCGGTTAACGCCTTCAAGAGATCCCCCCAGCCCCCCCCTTTACAAGGGGGGGCTGGGGGGATCTAGACAATCCTTAAAAAGGTTCTAAGTCTCCCCAATTGTCTGAGCAAAGTATATGACTATCCTTCAGCCTCAAGAGATTGTTAATCAACGTTATCAGCTAGAGCGTCAACTTGGGCAAAATGCAGGTCGTGAGACTTGGCTAGCTAAGGATTTGCAGAAAGAGAATGAATTGGTGGTGGTTAAGTTATTAGCTTTTGGAGGTAACGTGCAATGGGAAGATTTGAAACTATTTGAGAGGGAAGCCAATGTTCTCAAACAGTTGAATCATCCACGTATTCCTAAATATCGCGATTACTTTTCGATAGACGATCGCTCTTTGTGGTTTGGATTGGTACAGGAATATATTCAAGGGGATTCGCTGCGAGAATATATTACCAAAGGACATAAATTTACTGAGTCACAAGTTAAGAAAATTGCGATCTCAATTTTAGAAATCCTCATCTATCTCCATGAACTCAGTCCTCAAGTTCTCCATCGCGATATTAAACCTAGTAACTTGATCTTAACTAAAAGTGAAGGCGAAACTCCAAATATTTACTTGGTAGATTTTGGTGCAGTACAAGACAGAGCAAGCGCCGAAGGTAAATCCTTTACCGTTGTGGGAACCTATGGCTATGCACCAATGGAGCAGTATGGTGGTCGGGCGGTTGCAGCTTCTGATCTCTATGCGTTAGGGGCAACGTTAATTTATTTGTTGACGGGGATATCACCTGCGGATTTACCACAGGATGATGAAGCCAAAATAATTTTTCGCGATCGCACCAGTGCTAGTCCTGACTTTGTGGAATGGATTCAGACCTTAGTAGAACCATTACTGAAAAAACGTTATGCATCGGCTCAAATGGCTTTAGAAGCGCTAGTTCACCCTAAACCCAAAAGGCAATCAAGAGTCGAGCAGGTTGTTCCGAGTATTCAATCTGTTAAGGTGAACACCATTAGAAACTATGCTCCAGAAAACACAAACATTCAAGTTGAAAAGTCAGAACATTATTTTCAGATTTTAATCCCTAACAAGATGCCATCAGCAATTTTGTTGCTAGGAATGATATCGTTAATCACTTTGTTCTTTGTTACAACATTTGTCCCCTACTTGCTTATCACAAGACTTAGCCCCATAGTTGTTGTAATTCTATTAACGATTGTCGGATTGATTTTGTGCAAGCTTTTACAACTTCTCACCACATCTAAGTTTGAAATTAATGGGCAAGAAGTCATCTTAAGTCGCTACATATTTGGTAAATGCTATTGGCGTGATCAACAGACTGGAAATAGTTCCATTTATGTTGAACCAAATTGGATCATGATGCGAAACAGATATAACAACAATCTATTTGGCTGGTTGGTGTGGCTAAGTAATGAAAAAAATGATGATAACTCGCTCAATTCCAATGTCAAAATACATATCCAAGATGAGACTCATTTAATATCTGCCAATGATCTGCGACCAACCGAAGTGATGTGGTTAATTGAAATGATTAATAATTTTAGAAACAGTCGTTAGTTAATATGAGATATCTTTCTATGGCAATCACGTCCTCATTAATCAGGTTGATATCGATCAAATTGATCGGCATATCCGCCTTCGCGATCGCAGGTTGCTCTAATCCCTTTGCCACGGCAAATGTACCTGATCAAGTGCGAATTGGTACTTTCAATCTAGGCAATTTTGATGGAACAAACAATCCAAAACTAGAAGCAGTCAGCCAGATTATCGAACGTAATTTTGATGCGATCGGCTTACAAGAAATTAGTCCATTGGGAGCCGAAAAACTTAAGGAGCAGTTGAATAAAAGTAAACAATGGGAATTTGTCTTAGGAGATACGGGCAGTAAACAAAGAGTGGCTCTGTTCTATCGCAAAGACTTGATCTCGGCTCAAAAGGTGACTGAATGGCAAAAAGTAAACATCACAGGGACTTTGCGATCGCCGCTTGTGACCTTTGTGAAAACAGGCGCGAACTTTGACTTCACCTTAGTGGTTGTACATCAAAAGGGAGGTGGTGGCAAAGAGGCCGATCGCTTACGCCAAAATCAAAGCGATCGCTTGCGCCAAGAAGTAGATAACTATCAAAAGAATCCGCAATCTGATCCCGATTTAATTCTAGTCGGTGATTTTAATAGTCCAACTTGGGCTGATCAAAATCGGGGCTTACGGGATGCACCACTGACTTTCTTGACTAGAGATATTGAAACGGGCAAAAAGGAGAACTGCTTAAAAAGACGTGGTCAGCCTAAAACTCCTGATGGTCGTCCGCGCTATACCAATCGAGGCACTGGTTGCGTCATCGATCATATTGCAATTTCTAAAGCTCCTAAAGGAGCAGAAGAAGAATACATAGCCCAATCAGTTCAGATTCTCGATCCACAAAAGGATCTGGGCTTTGATAGCGATCGTACCTATTTTGCGAAAGTATCCGATCACTTGCCCGTGCGAGCAGTCTTTCGCAGTAGATAAATAACGTGAATTCGATATAGCCATTTGCAGCGTGCTTAGCACGCCGCAAATGGCTATATCGAACTGACGTTGAATTAAAACCCAAACTCAGTAAGGGTAAAAAAACAAAATTGCGTAGCCATTTTGTTTTTTGGTAGTTAGATGTAATACATAGTTGTAGCCATTTGACGCTGGCGTTGCCGATCGCATAAATCCTTGAGCGTACAGCCATCTAACACAGCAGAAGCTGACTTTTGGGCGGCTTCCCATACTTCATGGATTACCGAAAGAGACGCGCTTTCATTGCCTGACTTACTACTTTTTTCCGCGATCGTATCGTATCCCTCAATTCCCCGAATGATTTCTAGTAAACTTATTTCCCAAGGCTCTCGTGCAAGGATATAGCCACCCTTAGCCCCCCGTTGACTCTTAACTAAGCCTTGACGCTTTAAAGTCGCGAGTAACTGTTCCAAATAGCGATCGGGAATATTTTGTTGGTTCGCAATTTGACGAATCTGGAGAGGCTGATCGATCGCAAAATGATTAGCTAGCTCAAGCATAGCCAAAATTGCATATTCACTCTTTAAAGAAAGTTCCACAACAGACCGTAATTTTTGTTTAAAAAATTTTTCTTAACTGTTTACTATGATACTACGGTATTGCACTGTAAATTTAGAGCAAATACGCTCTAATACTAAAACACGAAATGGCTATACTTTTGTGATTTGGTATAAAGCCGAAAAATTAAAGCGCTTCTGCGATTTTATCGCTTTATACCAAATCAAGAAATGGCGTAGCCATTTCTTGATTAAAAAACTTACTGGCTTTTGGTTTCAATTCACAAAGGTGTTGCAACACCTTTGTGAATTGGCATTACTCCTTTACGGGCTGAATAAATCTACTATTTGCCCTCACATAACATGCTTCTGATGTTGAAGGTCTATAACGAACTTGCATCCAAGGTCTTCCATTTTTATCACGAGCATTTATTAAAACTTCATCAGACCCACCCCGACCGATTTGTACTTCTATAATTTCATTGGCAGCATAAGTACGTTGAACAGGACTATCTATACTTGGCTCTTTACGACAATTGAGCCCCTCAACAACTACTCTCCAGAGCGATCCTGTCCCATATCTATCTCCTCTTGGAGATTTTACATTAGTTTCATTTCTGTAGTAGTTGCCCTGTTTATCTGGGACGGCAACCTCGGCTTGGACAACGTTGACCGGCAATAATGTCACTGGCAAGACAGCGAGTAGCAACATAGAATGTTTCAGGTAGATAGAAATTGTATTTAAACAATTACTTGGAAAAATATTCATATTATTTAGAAGAATGTCCCATGGTCAGTAGGTTGTATGAACGGTTCTAAAAATGCAATAACTGTATCAAATTTGACGCAAGCAATTACGCTTTTGTTGCGGGATGAAATAGGAATTGTGCGCGTGACGGGGGAAATTTCTGGTTTCACAACCGCAGCCTCTGGACATCGATATTTTACGATCAAAGATGAGTCAGCCCAGATCGATTGTGTGATGTGGGCTAGCCGTACCATAGCCTTTCGTCCCAAAAGTGGAATGCAAGTCGTTGTCCAAGGTCGGCTAACGGTGTATGCAACCCGTGGTAAATATCAGATCGATTGCGATCGCATGACTGCCGCAGGACAAGGTGACTTATATCTAGCCTTTGCGGCGATGAAGGAAGATCTAGCGGAACGCGGATATTTTGATCCAGAACGCAAGCGAGAGATTCCTGCTTTTCCTTTGAAAATAGGGGTGGTCACGTCACCGACTGGAGCCGTAATTCAAGATATTCTCAGTACGCTAAAGCGGCGATCACCCCATTGCGAGGTTTATTTATGTCCAGCCACAGTGCAAGGGGAGTCTGCACCTGAAGAAATTGCAGCGGCGATCGCCGCTTTGCAAAATACCGATGCCGATGTGTTGATCGTGGGGCGTGGTGGTGGCTCGATTGAGGATCTTTGGGCGTTTAATACAGGGCAAGTTGCCGAGGCAATTTTTCATTCACGGATTCCCGTTATTTCTGCGGTTGGACATGAAACCGACTTTACGATCGCTGATTTTGTGGCAGATTTACGGGCTGCTACACCAACGGCGGCGGCGGAACTGGTAACGCAATGCGATCGCGAAACCCTATGGCAACAGATTACCGCTTGGGAAAATCGCCTAAATCGCATTGTTCAATTAGAAATACAGAAATACGATCAACGTTTGAATGCACTCATCAATAGTTATGCATTTCAAAATTTTGGCGATCGCCTCCATGATCGCGCTCAACAGTTAGACGAAGCTGATCAAACTATGCAAAAGTCTCTGCTTCGTCATTTGCGCCAAACCACCAATAAACTTGAAAGCATCACCGCCCATCTGCGATCGCTACATCCCCTATCACCATTACAGCGTGGTTTTGCTTTGTTGCGCTCGGGCGATCGCCTGCTTAGCAATGATGATTCACTCACTGTATTTGATACAGTGGAAATTGTGCGGCGCTCGGAAATTGCCCAAGCCAAGATTGAAAAAGTAACTGATAAAGAGTAATTGATAAAGTATATGACCGACCAGAATAAATCACCAAAGAAACTACCAGATTTAAGCTTTGAAGAACAGATGCAGCGTCTCGAAGAAATAGTGGAAATTCTCGATGATGGGGAAGCCGCCCTAGATGAAATGCTATCTCTTTACGAAGAAGGGATGAAGCGATCGCAATATTGCCGTGAATATCTAGAAAAAGCTGAACAGAAAGTTACCTTAATTCAAAGTAGTAGTGTATAGAAAACAACCTGAATTTATCCAAAATTCTCATTAAAAGAATAAGAATCTAATTCCTTTAATGTATACTAAAAA
This genomic stretch from Pseudanabaena galeata CCNP1313 harbors:
- the xseB gene encoding exodeoxyribonuclease VII small subunit — protein: MTDQNKSPKKLPDLSFEEQMQRLEEIVEILDDGEAALDEMLSLYEEGMKRSQYCREYLEKAEQKVTLIQSSSV